In Dermacentor andersoni chromosome 11, qqDerAnde1_hic_scaffold, whole genome shotgun sequence, the sequence TGAAACATATAGTATACTATTTGGCAAAAATACACGTCATAAGTTCGCCACAACGCCAGCATCGTTAACGAACCAAAAAAATGCTAACAAGGCACTGATGGCCAAAACCTGTCAGGGTCGGCCGGTGCTAATGGACCAACTTCTTTTCAAAAGAAATTGTCCAGTCCTTGTTTTCTCGGTACGTTGTAGTTCATCTCTTGGTTTGTAGTTGTTTCTACATACTCAAGAGAAGAATAGGAACTGACCACGCCTGCAAAGTACACAGGCAGCGTTGAGATCCATGACCTGAAGGGATGAACGGCCTTCGGAGAAGAGGTCCAATGATGTGCAAAGTTTGAAAGCATGCGTGACGTGGTTGGCGCCCGCATTGCCACTTAAGTCACTGCACTTTGATGACATGTGCAggtgatcgaaaaaaaaaaggacagtatACGACACATCATGCGCGCATGAAGTCGTGCGAGAGCGTCCGTCTCGTGAAAGTTCCAACGAAAGTTGTATCTGTCCACTCGCTATGGGCACACAAACATTGGGCCCATGCTCTGGATGAGTATGCGCGCATGTTTCGCGAAACACACAGCCCAAGCAGAAATCAGAACTCTGGGAAGGCGTTCTACAGCTCGGAcgatattgtgtgtgtgtgtgtgctgggcGCCCGCATGGGACAACACTGCTGCACACGCCTCGCACACGAAAGAACACTACGTGGGCACGCCGCACTGCTGTCCGCTGCGCATAAAGTGGAAATAGACGAATCCAGTCTCGTGCCACCAGACTAGCGACAGGAACACAATGACGTGCCAAATCTGGTGGCTCGAGAAGACGTAGTCGACGCGGCCGGGCCACAGGCACTCGGGGAGTCGGAAGCGGTACACGGCGAACGCCATGCCGATGAGGCCGAAGAGCACAGCGATGCGTGGAAGGAGCAGGCGGACGATTGGCGCCTCGAGGCCGCCGTTGAGAGAGAACCAGTGCGCGGTGGGCGCCAGGCCGAAGAGGACCAGCGAACTGAGCACCAGCAGCCGCGCGGGTTCCAGCTCCGCTCGGTCGGCGAAGCGGGGCGCGAAGTTGAGCACCAGCACGACCGCGACAAGCAGCAGCTCGACGCCGCCGTAGGCGAGCTCCAGCCCCGGCCGGCAGCTGAAGGCAAAGTGGACGCCCGAGAGGAACGTCATGCTGAGGCTGAGCGCCACGCCGAGAACGTCCCACTTGAGCAGCCGCTGGTAGCACTGCTCCGAGTGGCAGTTGAACGTGTGGTACACCACCGACAGCAGCAGCGTCGTCATGTACGCCAGGCAGATGGCGACGCAGAACGCGCGGTCCACCGCAGAGGGAGACACCTCGTCCAGCCGCTGGACGAGGTCGTGCACGAACAGCGCCAGCATGACGAAGAAGCCCGACAGGTGCGTCCAAATGTTGAGCGTCTCGTTGTTCCACTCGAATGCGGAGCGCGCGCACCGGCGCAGTGCCAAGTTGCAGCGGTAGCCCGTCAGGATGAACGGGTTCTGGCGGAGGAACTCGGGCGCCTCATCGTAGGTGCGCAGTTCTTCTTCGGCTGCTTTGTCGCCGCCATGCGCCGAGAAATAGTCGATCACCCTTTTCCAGGCCGACTTGACGGTCTCGCCCGAAATGGCAACGCACCGGTGTTCCCCCTTCAAGTCGCACATGGCTGCTTCGAGATTGGCGCGCTGCTCTCTGACGACCCGTCCGCGGACGATGGCCGGTTTTTCAACGtcccgacgcgagcgccgcgccGCGGTGTGACGTCGGCGGTTGCGTCAATTGTGGCACCGTGACGGCGGCGGGGCTTCATGGGGCAGTACGGGACGGCCGAGCAGGGCGACCTCCGACGCTTTCCGGTTTTCCGATAAGCTGCGAGATGGTCTCTTCGCATGGGCACGCGACGCACGCAAACTGCTCGCTCGCGGCCGTCGAAACCAAGATTCGCCGCTGGCGGGTCGAACGCGCTTCCGGTGGTTTCGCCGACCTCTACGCAGAGGCGGAAGCGCTCGCGGCCTACCGAACGGAATCGGGCTAATCGTGGTCAATGTCGGTCAGGGAGGCAAGCCGGTACGCACGGCGAGTTCGATATCGCGCCATTACACCACCGTCATCGCTGACCCCAACGAATGATTAGAGCGATGAATTGACGCAAGAATAAATCATCGTAAACGTATCCAAGGATTCTCAGAGGTCTACACAAGGGAAGCAAACGTCATGTTTTAAGTGAAATGCATAAATAatatcgcacttgcactttgtaCGGAATATCATGACGACAGCGGTAATgcacctagagtgtccatataattgatatagCAATAATATCgcaaagtgaaatgaaagtgcacgaaaaaaTTTAATCACTGAAGTATCAtgacgtgatttgaatgcgaaagcattataactTGTTTAAGTTATCGCCTAAATTAAaactccaccttaatccaccttgcccTAATTTGCAGCAACCTTAATCCAATTTTGGGAGCGGGCCAGGtccgacgccgtggctgttcaccgtgggtTTTCACAGTGCGAGCCGCAGCTGGTCCAGCGcagggaacgtgacgtcatcactcgttcgcgtgggttttggtaccatcggaCAACCAACaacggacgccggattttctgcttcATGGGGCAttcaatgcttttgcattaaaagaACTTACTGCGCGTGCGAGCCAAACCAACAAACGAGTGCGGCGCGTTTTAATTGCTACGAACCATCCTCCCGGCCTCTTGGGGTATTTGTGTATGCGTACAAGATTAGTCCTGCAGGAGCGTCAGCCAGCGCCCACTCTCtccttttaaaagcgaagctttgcgAATCTCGCCGGGTTTCGTGACAGTGGCTACGGCCTGGCCGTGgctcttgccgaataggccaacgaATCACATCGGAGCACGCGCGCCGCCGGGTTCCTTGTAGCATTGCAGATgacgctcgccttcgcgcatccctTACG encodes:
- the LOC126539557 gene encoding progestin and adipoQ receptor family member 3 gives rise to the protein MCDLKGEHRCVAISGETVKSAWKRVIDYFSAHGGDKAAEEELRTYDEAPEFLRQNPFILTGYRCNLALRRCARSAFEWNNETLNIWTHLSGFFVMLALFVHDLVQRLDEVSPSAVDRAFCVAICLAYMTTLLLSVVYHTFNCHSEQCYQRLLKWDVLGVALSLSMTFLSGVHFAFSCRPGLELAYGGVELLLVAVVLVLNFAPRFADRAELEPARLLVLSSLVLFGLAPTAHWFSLNGGLEAPIVRLLLPRIAVLFGLIGMAFAVYRFRLPECLWPGRVDYVFSSHQIWHVIVFLSLVWWHETGFVYFHFMRSGQQCGVPT